One part of the Streptomyces lydicus genome encodes these proteins:
- a CDS encoding glycoside hydrolase family 13 protein, which yields MTAQRLGAGHGATDWWRQAVVYQVYPRSFADSDGDGIGDLPGVTSRLGHLAGLGVDAVWLSPFYPSELADGGYDVADYRAVDPRLGTLDDFDALVAEAHRLGLKVMVDIVPNHSSDRHVWFREALRAAPGSAARERYVFRAGRGEHGEQPPTDWVSCFGGPAWTRLPDGWWYLHLFAPQQPDFNWDNPEVREDFRTTLRFWADRGVDGFRVDVAHGLAKDLAAPLRDLGTVESYQPEDLPEDGSHPFWDRDEVHDIFRDWRRVFDEYDPPRIAVAEAWVRNSRRAAYATPQELGQAFNFDFLKASLHAEELRSAIDTALADARAAGATATWVLSNHDVIRHASRHGLPDGCDEEAWLLADGEKPPLDRQFGLRRALAATLLMLALPGSGYLYQGEELGLPEVADLAREDLRDPVWTRSGGRLKGRDGCRVPLPWQRGGSSYGFGSGGSWLPQPPGWGELSVSAQQGVPGTPLELYRTALRLRRRLVADEALEWVGDSRTAADGVLHFRRTGGWSCVTNLSDEPRPLPPGELLVSSAPVSAAQLPPWTTAWLRTRAG from the coding sequence GTGACCGCACAGCGCCTCGGCGCAGGGCACGGCGCCACCGACTGGTGGCGGCAGGCCGTCGTCTACCAGGTGTATCCGCGCAGCTTCGCCGATTCCGACGGCGACGGCATCGGTGACCTCCCCGGTGTGACCTCCCGGCTCGGCCACCTCGCCGGACTCGGTGTGGACGCCGTCTGGCTCAGCCCCTTCTACCCCTCCGAACTGGCCGACGGCGGCTACGACGTGGCGGACTACCGCGCCGTCGATCCCCGGCTCGGCACCCTCGACGACTTCGACGCCCTGGTCGCCGAGGCGCACCGCCTCGGCCTCAAGGTGATGGTGGACATCGTCCCCAACCACTCCTCCGACCGGCACGTCTGGTTCCGGGAAGCGCTGCGGGCCGCCCCCGGATCCGCCGCCAGGGAGCGCTACGTCTTCCGCGCGGGCAGGGGCGAGCACGGCGAGCAGCCGCCCACCGACTGGGTCTCCTGCTTCGGCGGCCCGGCCTGGACCCGGCTGCCCGACGGCTGGTGGTACCTCCACCTCTTCGCCCCGCAGCAGCCCGATTTCAACTGGGACAACCCCGAGGTCCGCGAGGATTTCCGTACGACCCTGCGCTTCTGGGCCGACCGGGGCGTGGACGGGTTCCGGGTCGATGTGGCGCACGGCCTCGCCAAGGACCTGGCGGCGCCGCTGCGCGACCTCGGCACCGTCGAGAGCTACCAGCCGGAGGACCTGCCCGAGGACGGCAGCCACCCGTTCTGGGACCGGGACGAGGTCCATGACATCTTCCGCGACTGGCGCCGGGTCTTCGACGAGTACGACCCGCCGCGGATCGCCGTCGCCGAGGCATGGGTGCGCAACTCCCGCCGCGCCGCCTACGCCACGCCGCAGGAGCTGGGGCAGGCGTTCAACTTCGACTTCCTCAAGGCGTCGCTGCACGCCGAGGAGCTGCGGTCCGCCATCGACACCGCGCTCGCCGACGCCCGGGCGGCCGGGGCGACCGCGACCTGGGTGCTCTCCAACCACGACGTGATCCGGCACGCCTCCCGGCACGGCCTCCCGGACGGCTGCGACGAGGAGGCGTGGCTGCTCGCCGACGGGGAGAAGCCGCCGCTGGACCGGCAGTTCGGACTACGCCGGGCGCTGGCCGCGACGCTGCTGATGCTGGCGCTGCCCGGCTCCGGCTACCTGTACCAGGGCGAGGAACTGGGCCTGCCCGAGGTCGCCGACCTGGCCCGGGAGGACCTGAGGGACCCGGTGTGGACGCGCAGCGGCGGCCGGCTGAAGGGACGCGACGGCTGCCGGGTGCCCCTGCCGTGGCAGCGCGGCGGCAGCTCGTACGGCTTCGGCAGCGGCGGGTCCTGGCTGCCGCAGCCGCCGGGCTGGGGCGAGCTGTCCGTGTCGGCCCAACAGGGCGTGCCCGGCACGCCGTTGGAGCTGTACCGCACGGCGCTGCGGCTGCGCCGCCGGCTGGTGGCGGACGAGGCGCTGGAGTGGGTCGGCGACTCCCGGACGGCGGCCGACGGAGTGCTGCACTTCCGCCGCACCGGCGGCTGGAGCTGCGTGACGAACCTGTCGGACGAGCCACGGCCGCTGCCGCCCGGTGAGCTGCTGGTGTCCTCCGCCCCCGTCTCCGCTGCGCAGCTGCCACCGTGGACGACGGCCTGGCTGCGCACCCGGGCCGGCTGA
- a CDS encoding LacI family DNA-binding transcriptional regulator yields the protein MPSARSEATMADVARRAGVSVSTVSRTLRGLSTVSAPTRARVEAAARELSFAITRSASSLVTGRTGRVAVLLPDLESWFLGAALSGMAPALRDAGLELLVYSVTDVRERADFFDRLPARRNADALLVVSFALSPAERARLDDLGMPLVFVSQHAPGRPSVYVDDEDAALRGTRHLLNLGHRRIAFLQTADGTGFTWSSKSRLAGHLRALTEAGIEPDDALVLSVPDWKGNGMAAAVGRLLSLQDPPTALFTETDDLAFRLLAALRDANIPVPGRVSVMGFDDHVMAGVMGLTTLAQPAVEIGRAAVHLARSVIDNSDGTHPRHIVLPTELVPRGTTAPPPPAGL from the coding sequence ATGCCCTCAGCTCGGAGCGAGGCCACGATGGCCGATGTGGCCCGGCGGGCAGGGGTTTCGGTGTCCACCGTCTCGCGCACCCTGCGCGGACTGTCGACGGTCTCGGCCCCGACCCGCGCCCGGGTGGAAGCGGCGGCCCGCGAGCTCTCCTTCGCGATCACCCGCAGCGCATCGAGCCTCGTCACCGGCCGCACCGGCCGCGTCGCCGTACTGCTCCCGGACCTGGAGTCGTGGTTCCTGGGCGCCGCGCTCTCCGGCATGGCGCCCGCCCTGCGCGACGCCGGCCTGGAACTGCTCGTGTACAGCGTCACCGACGTCCGCGAACGTGCCGACTTCTTCGACCGGTTGCCGGCCCGCCGCAACGCCGACGCCCTCCTCGTCGTGAGCTTCGCGCTCTCCCCCGCCGAACGTGCCCGCCTGGACGACCTGGGCATGCCGCTCGTCTTCGTCAGCCAGCACGCCCCGGGCCGCCCCAGCGTCTACGTGGACGACGAGGACGCCGCCCTGCGCGGCACCCGCCACCTCCTCAACCTCGGCCACCGGCGGATCGCCTTCCTCCAGACGGCCGACGGGACCGGCTTCACCTGGAGCAGCAAGAGCCGCCTCGCGGGCCATCTGCGGGCCCTGACCGAGGCGGGCATCGAGCCCGACGACGCACTCGTCCTCAGCGTGCCGGACTGGAAGGGCAACGGAATGGCCGCGGCGGTCGGACGCCTGCTGTCCCTGCAGGACCCGCCCACCGCCCTCTTCACCGAGACCGACGACCTGGCCTTCCGCCTGCTCGCAGCGCTACGGGACGCCAACATCCCGGTCCCCGGGCGGGTTTCGGTCATGGGCTTCGACGACCACGTCATGGCCGGCGTCATGGGCCTGACGACGCTGGCCCAGCCCGCCGTGGAAATCGGCCGCGCCGCGGTGCACCTCGCCCGCTCGGTGATCGACAACTCCGACGGCACCCACCCCCGCCACATCGTCCTCCCCACCGAACTCGTCCCCCGCGGCACCACGGCACCACCACCGCCGGCGGGGCTCTAG
- a CDS encoding PadR family transcriptional regulator, protein MVEISPDTPLAAKNIGVRLLQDAPHDFLGNRIPTAHPNPGAYQAADRSRTAAGYLSCPQISNLATMIYKRSTLALAVLSLLAEVDHQQEPGMHPYRMQRLMKDRGKGEVVNVGQRASLYRTIERLHRKALIEVRESSREHNRPERTLYALTDEGRAVWRGWMLDALAAPTREYPEFLAAMAFVPLLEPGEVAEQLEKRRANLATELARLDAQIAASGEWGRLFTLEMECMRATTAAELDWVASVIADLRSGRITWTKEWLAAMAAAHAR, encoded by the coding sequence GTGGTGGAAATCAGCCCGGACACTCCGCTGGCCGCAAAGAACATCGGCGTACGCCTCCTCCAGGACGCGCCGCACGACTTCCTCGGCAACCGCATCCCCACCGCGCACCCGAACCCGGGGGCGTACCAGGCGGCCGACCGCTCCCGAACGGCAGCGGGCTACCTTAGTTGCCCCCAAATTAGTAACCTGGCAACTATGATCTACAAGCGCTCAACGTTGGCTCTGGCGGTGCTCTCCCTGCTGGCCGAGGTGGACCACCAGCAGGAGCCCGGCATGCACCCCTACCGGATGCAGCGGTTGATGAAGGACCGCGGCAAGGGCGAAGTGGTCAACGTGGGACAGCGGGCCAGCCTCTACCGCACCATCGAGCGGCTGCACCGCAAGGCCCTGATCGAGGTGCGGGAGAGCAGCCGCGAGCACAACCGCCCCGAGCGGACGCTCTACGCCCTCACCGACGAGGGCCGTGCCGTGTGGCGGGGCTGGATGCTCGACGCGCTGGCGGCACCGACCCGCGAGTACCCGGAGTTCCTGGCCGCCATGGCGTTCGTCCCGCTCCTCGAACCGGGCGAGGTGGCCGAGCAACTGGAGAAGCGCCGGGCGAACCTCGCCACCGAACTGGCCCGCCTCGACGCGCAGATCGCGGCGTCCGGGGAGTGGGGCAGGTTGTTCACCCTGGAGATGGAGTGCATGCGGGCCACGACCGCCGCGGAGCTGGACTGGGTCGCATCCGTCATCGCGGACCTGCGCTCCGGTCGCATCACCTGGACCAAGGAGTGGCTGGCCGCCATGGCGGCCGCGCACGCCCGCTGA